A window of Plasmodium malariae genome assembly, chromosome: 12 genomic DNA:
atactaATAAAGGCATTGTTATTATGTACGTAAAATGAAATTTCGTACATTTTtgtgcatattttattatatcaatgttttattttatttttttgtttattatgctttttacaaatttattataattttgcaGATGTGTTTTTCTCGATATAGTAAATGATTCTtagtttgaaaaaaaataatatgaattatgTGTCCTGTATTCTTTTTGTattcttttctcttttcatCTACATATTAAATGAAGCATATATGCTTTAATGAGTATCCTTAATACGCACACATTGCATAGTAGCATAaggtatataattatatatatatatatgtatgtatatatgtttatggaAGGACCCATTTttgttgtaaaaaaattaaaataaaacaaattaaaaatattgataatACCCCGAccctttataaaaaaaaattatgcactTGTAATGAATGAATAACGGGTACGTAAGTGGTGtacttttgaaaaatattcctaATAAAGGCTTAAAATAATTGCACGTGTACATGCcatacatacaaatgtataaatatatatatatatatatatatatatatgtacacatacaaattaaaaaaaacaaaaaattaagctCCTCAGTAGTTACAATTCGGAGTTAAAAAATCCCACTAGCGCGAAATAATTACCGACAACATATAAACAGCTGCAAAAAAcgttaaaaattaatgaatggGTAGCAAAATGCATATTCacttagaaaaaattaattcctattattttatttatttattttttctatttcaatttcattttgctttattttgttttgtttttcccCATCTGTTTGTGTAAGTGTAAATGGATTATCATAAAAACTGCATACGTGATAATACTGTTGTACGTAAGAATAACAAAAGTTTTCCATAATACTGTAAACACAAAAGAGTTTAccttttttaagtaaaaagcaaaaaaattcttagcttattttttaaaattgaaataaaataagggGTTATAAAAACAGATACGTTGAAATTATTTCGATTTTtgcatttaaataaaatattattttttcttttaaggcaaaatatgcaaaatagAAAACCTGCtttcataattaaattttacacaaattaattttttttaatttcgtTTTGAGGAATATTGAGAATTGTTAATAAATTTGAGAATTATTTTGGATTgtttttaatcatttttatccattttgaactatttttttcattattttgacGTAGTTTCTTTATTTAGAGCTCAAAACAGATTTGCACCCTGCCGACCTGTGTTATTTTTCTCCTAaggccaaaaaaaaaaaaaaaaaaaaaaaaaaaaaattaaatacaagtatttatttatgaacatGTGCATGTGAactcataaaaatataaatcacctacatacatatatatgtatacattcaTAGGGTATGTtattatacgtatatataatatattgaatGCGTAACAAACACCCATACGATCTTCTGCTTCAAACTAAATTGCTTTTcaagagaaaaaattaaaattcttCCTtcaattattcatttttttttttttccaaccCCTCCCccaatatatgtatatcccatgtatatataaacatgcgcggatttcattttatattaaaaaaaatagcaaaaaaagtataatcattttttattacattttttgttaaaatttttgtatattgtATCGTTTTTGTAAATGTACAAACAATCGCTGAATTTTAAcgacataaaaaaatatatatatatatatatatatatatatatacatatttaatatacatatatatgcatatatgtttacattttttctcGTTTGAAAAGGCATTTCTCTTATTTCGTTTTTCCCTTTAAAGAGGTCAAGCTTCGTTATCGCTTTAACACATAACTTGCagtatattataattgttcGTTTTCccccatttttattttttttttattttatttcatatcaCAATGGGTAAGCCAGTTAAGGCAAAAACGAGTGTAAAAAATGACGAGGGAGAAAAATACTATATTGtgaaaggaaagaaaaaagtgtTAATTCCAGTGAATGCTAAAAAAACAATagctaaaaaatattatgggAGGAAATTagcatcaaaaaaaaaatatatggttcaaagaaaaataagaaaatcaATCGAGGTAGGAAAGATtgcaataatattaacagGAAAACACATGGGTAAAAGAtgtataataacaaaaattttaaaatcaGGTTTACTAGCAGTTGTTGGCCCATATGAAGTCAATGGAGTACCATTAAAAAGAGTTGATGCAAGATATATAGTTGTTACGTCAACggacatttttaaatttaaaaatatttcaggGTTAAAAGATGAATTTGTCAAACTAACTGAAGATATTAATGATGATTCATTTTTGAAGTCTTtggatttaaaaaaaaaacaaaagaaattacttaaaaataaaaatgaagctCTTTTTATGAATGATGTTATTGCAAAAATAAGACAATTTCGAAAAGAAGACCCCAAAGtacaaaaaattgaaaaaatacaaaaaagtcTTGGAGCATTATTAAAACCAGAAATTCTGAAAGATAAAGTTTTTACCGCTTATCTGCAGTCGAGGTTTACCTTGAGAAATGATATGGCTTTGCATAAAATGAGATTCTAAATTTgtagtctttttttttttttttttttttttttttgccaatgcatatatatgaagcGTGTGTAAatactttccttttttttgccATTGCACTTATATGAAGCGTGTGTAAatactttccttttttttgccATTGCACATATATGAGGTATGTGTAtacgtcttttttttttttcttttttttttttttttttactcttcTATAAACGAAGAACCCGTTGCAAAGTCGTACACATAATCGCTTGTATTCGCGAGTTAATCCTTTACTGTCTCattgcttatatttttttcacatatacacacatgcaTACGTGTACATGGGTACATGCGTATTTTTACACTCGCGTCATATTGCACGGAAGCCCTTTTTACATAACAACAAAatgataagaaaaattaagttttaaaagaaatataatatacgtaGAATAATTTCATGTGCGCAATATTATACGCACCGGTTGATAGACATGAATAGTgttttatgcttttttcaAATGGAGCAATTATGAGTAGCATCCTGTTTTGAACGTATAAAATGGAGAAGTTCACTTTGCAGTAgtataaaaattgaattatgcgcttatatgtatatatatatatatgtatatgtatatatatgtatatgtatatatatgtatatgcatgtatatatatacatgtacatgtgtataacAACACTAACCTATTGGCAACTATCAGGATTCAAGAAAATTACGTATTAAAGCGGAAATACggttatttattatatatatgtaaaatacaTTACCTTGTAAGGTATTATCCTCATGCACATAATATTCCTAACTACTTCGACGTCAAATGTAGAAGACCATTTCTTGATGTACATCTAAAGGAGGGGTTTGCGCGCCGTCTCTTTATTACTTAGGCAAAAATAGCCGAGCTCTTgggtgtgtgtgtgtgtgtgtgtatgtaccAGTTTCTATGCTCGTGTGttcgtttttctttttttttttttttgtatattaccgaaatacaaaataataaaacttgCTTACGAAAAATTATTCTGATAATCCCTTGGGGACATATATAAGCAATACatgttatatttacatttttgtatataaagccatgtttagttttttttttttttttcttttcttttctttttttgtcataataacttaaaaaaaggggaagcATGCCGGAATGAGGAGTATGTCAAAATGCAGTGTTAACATGTGGGGCATAAAAATGTagatgtatatgtgtatacatatatatacatataaatatatcaccGTGGAAATTCTGGAAAAATCATGATAAAACGCGTGATAAATAtggagcaaaaaaaaaaaaaatatataattattatgcaAAAAGGTATGCATGCGGGGGAAGTATAAAAGGGGGAGCGTTACTACCTCATATAAGCTGTTGATTTATGGTAATTTTCCAAACATTAAGAGGGGGAAAAATACACATgcacatacacatgtatatacacatgtacatacaaatacacgcgtacatatacacacatatacgttCATGTAGTTGTGAACCCTTCTGCCGTTACAACAAATCGTTGTCATCTCCTAGATCGCCCTCCTCTGCCTGCGCCAATTCCTCCTGTTGTCTAATTTTTCTCTCCTTCGCTTCTtcattttccttcttttcattttcatctgGGTACTGCATTGCTTTAATAGCATCAGAATATAATTGTAAACAGAAAGCTATTCTTTTATGAAAGGTTTTCATAGGATCCCCTGTTATGTACACATCACTATTAGATTTTGATTCTACATACTGATTGTCATAGTCAATTGTGGCTTCAATCACTCCATCGTGAATTGCCTTCGCCGTTA
This region includes:
- the PmUG01_12026600 gene encoding 60S ribosomal protein L6-2, putative — encoded protein: MGKPVKAKTSVKNDEGEKYYIVKGKKKVLIPVNAKKTIAKKYYGRKLASKKKYMVQRKIRKSIEVGKIAIILTGKHMGKRCIITKILKSGLLAVVGPYEVNGVPLKRVDARYIVVTSTDIFKFKNISGLKDEFVKLTEDINDDSFLKSLDLKKKQKKLLKNKNEALFMNDVIAKIRQFRKEDPKVQKIEKIQKSLGALLKPEILKDKVFTAYLQSRFTLRNDMALHKMRF